One genomic window of Ziziphus jujuba cultivar Dongzao chromosome 4, ASM3175591v1 includes the following:
- the LOC107415938 gene encoding alpha-1,4 glucan phosphorylase L isozyme, chloroplastic/amyloplastic isoform X1 has product MAAYQFSVSQSKTLSFWHYDSRSSLIDFSCRTSKSKLLFVRTFNPLPLRRRKSFSVKCVSSEPTQKLDDPIAQEEAPNTVNSFALDASSIASSIKYHAEFTPYFSPEKFEPPKAFFATAQSVRDALIINWNTTYDYYEKLNVKQAYYLSMEFLQGRALLNAIGNLELTGAYAEALTKLGHKLENIVSQEPDAALGNGGLGRLASCFLDSLATLNYPAWGYGLRYKYGLFKQRITKDGQEEVAEDWLELGNPWEIVRNDVSYPVKFYGKVVSGADGKRHWIGGEDIKAVAYDVPIPGYKTKTTTNLRLWSTKAPSGDLDLSAFNAGDHTKAYEALANAEKICFILYPGDETEEGKILRLKQQYTLCSASLQDIIARFERRSGDFIKWEDFPEKVAVQMNDTHPTLCIPELMRILIDLKGLSWKDAWNITQRTVAYTNHTVLPEALEKWSLELVQKLLPRHIEIIELIDEELVSTIVSEYGTEDLDLLEEKLKEMRILEHVDLPAPFADLLVKPIESSIVVPTEELENSEEVEPVGEKDESEEKDESEEKDESEEIDESEEKDPEEEEEQVLPEPLPEPPKLVRMANLCVVGGHAVNGVAEIHSEIVKDEVFNAFFKLWPEKFQNKTNGVTPRRWIRFCNPGLSKIISDWIGTEEWVLNTERLAELRKFADNEDLQTQWKATKRSNKLKVVSFLKEKTGYSVSPDALFDIQVKRIHEYKRQMLNILGIVYRYKKMKEMSASERKAKFVPRVCIFGGKAFATYVQAKRIVKFITDVGATVNHDPDIGDLLKVVFVPDYNVSVAELLIPASELSQHISTAGMEASGTSNMKFAMNGCIQIGTLDGANVEIREEVGEDNFFLFGAKAHEIAGLRKERAEGKFVPDPRFEEVKKFVRSGVFGPYNYDELMGSLEGNEGYGRADYFLVGKDFPSYIECQEKIDEAYQDQKRWTRMSILNTAGSYKFSSDRTIHEYAKDIWNIKPVELP; this is encoded by the exons ATGGCAGCTTATCAATTTTCTGTTTCTCAGAGTAAAACACTGTCGTTTTGGCATTACGATTCTCGCTCAAGCTTGATCGATTTCAGCTGCAGGACCAGCAAATCAAAGCTGTTATTCGTCAGGACCTTCAATCCATTGCCATTGAGAAGGCGGAAATCATTTTCAGTGAAGTGCGTTTCCAGTGAGCCAACTCAGAAACTTGATGATCCGATCGCCCAGGAAG AAGCTCCAAACACAGTCAATTCATTCGCACTAGATGCATCATCCATTGCTTCAAGTATCAAGTACCATGCAGAGTTCACCCCGTACTTTTCTCCTGAGAAATTTGAGCCTCCAAAGGCTTTCTTTGCAACTGCACAAAGTGTCCGTGATGCCCTCATCATCAACTGGAATACCACATAtgattattatgaaaaattaaatgttaaacaggcatattatttatcaatggAGTTTCTACAG GGTAGAGCGCTGTTAAATGCAATTGGGAATTTAGAGCTCACAGGTGCTTATGCTGAGGCTTTAACCAAGCTTGGacacaaattagaaaatatagtCTCTCAG GAGCCAGATGCTGCACTCGGTAATGGTGGTCTTGGGCGGCTGGCATCGTGCTTTTTGGATTCTTTGGCAACTTTAAACTATCCAGCATGGGGTTATGGACTTAGATACAAGTATGGTTTATTTAAACAGCGGATAACAAAAGATGGTCAGGAAGAAGTTGCTGAGGATTGGCTGGAG TTGGGAAATCCCTGGGAAATTGTGAGAAATGATGTCTCATATCCTGTAAAATTTTACGGCAAGGTTGTTTCTGGAGCAGATGGTAAAAGGCATTGGATTGGAGGAGAAGATATAAAGGCAGTTGCCTACGATGTTCCAATACCAGGATACAAAACTAAAACAACAACCAACCTACGACTTTGGTCAACAAAAGCTCCATCAGGAGATTTGGATTTATCTGCTTTTAATGCTGGGGATCATACCAAAGCATATGAGGCCCTAGCTAATGCTGAAAAG ATTTGCTTTATACTGTACCCTGGGGATGAAACGGAGGAGGGCAAGATCCTACGATTGAAGCAGCAATATACCTTATGTTCAGCTTCTCTCCAAGATATTATTGCACGTTTTGAGAGAAGATCTGGAGATTTCATAAAATGGGAAGATTTCCCTGAGAAGGTTGCAGTACAGATGAATGATACTCACCCAACTCTCTGCATCCCTGAGCTGATGAgaattttgattgatttgaagGGTTTAAGTTGGAAAGACGCATGGAATATCACTCAAAG AACTGTTGCATATACGAATCATACTGTTCTTCCCGAGGCATTAGAGAAATGGAGTTTAGAACTCGTGCAAAAATTGCTCCCTCGACATATTGAGATTATTGAATTGATAGACGAGGAG CTTGTTAGCACAATAGTTTCAGAGTATGGTACAGAGGATCTTGACTTATTAGAGGAGAAACTGAAGGAGATGAGAATTTTAGAACATGTAGATTTGCCTGCTCCTTTCGCTGATTTACTGGTTAAGCCTATAGAAAGCTCCATTGTAGTTCCCACTGAGGAACTTGAAAATTCTGAAGAAGTTGAACCTGTTGGTGAGAAAGATGAATCTGAAGAGAAAGATGAATCTGAAGAGAAAGATGAATCTGAAGAGATTGATGAATCTGAAGAGAAAGATcctgaggaggaggaggaacaGGTGTTGCCAGAGCCATTACCAGAACCACCAAAGTTGGTTCGTATGGCTAATCTCTGTGTTGTGGGTGGTCATGCAGTAAACGGGGTTGCAGAGATACATAGTGAAATAGTAAAGGATGAAGTATTCAATGCATTTTTCAAG TTGTGGCCTGAGAaattccaaaacaaaacaaatggtGTGACACCCAGAAGATGGATCCGGTTTTGTAATCCAGGTTTGAGTAAAATAATTTCAGATTGGATTGGCACAGAAGAATGGGTCCTAAACACTGAAAGACTAGCAGAATTACGAAAG tttgcaGATAACGAGGATCTCCAAACTCAATGGAAAGCAACAAAAAGGAGCAACAAGCTGAAAGTTGTGTCCTTCCTTAAAGAAAAAACAGGCTATTCTGTCAGTCCTGATGCACTGTTTGACATCCAG GTGAAGCGAATTCATGAATACAAAAGGCAAATGTTGAACATCTTAGGAATTGTTTATCGCTacaaaaagatgaaagaaatgaGTGCTTCGGAAAGGAAAGCAAAATTTGTTCCACGAGTTTGTATATTTGGGGGAAAGGCATTTGCAACATACGTTCAAGCAAAGAGAATTGTGAAATTTATCACTGATGTTGGCGCTACAGTAAACCATGATCCGGATATAGGTGACTTACTGAAG GTTGTGTTCGTCCCAGATTATAATGTTAGTGTTGCTGAATTGCTGATTCCTGCAAGTGAACTCTCACAACATATCAG TACTGCTGGGATGGAAGCCAGTGGAACCAGTAACATGAAGTTTGCAATGAATGGCTGCATACAGATTGGTACTTTGGATGGGGCTAATGTTGAGATAAGAGAAGAGGTCGGAGAAGacaactttttcctttttggtgcAAAGGCCCATGAGATTGCTGGGCTGAGGAAAGAAAGAGCTGAGGGGAAG TTTGTTCCTGACCCACGGTTTGAAGAAGTCAAGAAATTTGTCAGAAGTGGTGTTTTTGGCCCTTACAATTATGATGAACTGATGGGATCCTTGGAAGGAAATGAAGGTTATGGACGTGCAGATTATTTCCTTGTGGGCAAGGACTTTCCCAGTTATATTGAATGCCAAGAGAAGATTGACGAGGCATATCAGGACCAAAAG AGATGGACGAGAATGTCAATCTTGAATACAGCCGGCTCATACAAGTTTAGCAGCGACAGAACCATTCACGAGTATGCTAAAGACATATGGAATATTAAACCTGTAGAGCTACCGTAG
- the LOC107415938 gene encoding alpha-1,4 glucan phosphorylase L isozyme, chloroplastic/amyloplastic isoform X2: protein MAAYQFSVSQSKTLSFWHYDSRSSLIDFSCRTSKSKLLFVRTFNPLPLRRRKSFSVKCVSSEPTQKLDDPIAQEAPNTVNSFALDASSIASSIKYHAEFTPYFSPEKFEPPKAFFATAQSVRDALIINWNTTYDYYEKLNVKQAYYLSMEFLQGRALLNAIGNLELTGAYAEALTKLGHKLENIVSQEPDAALGNGGLGRLASCFLDSLATLNYPAWGYGLRYKYGLFKQRITKDGQEEVAEDWLELGNPWEIVRNDVSYPVKFYGKVVSGADGKRHWIGGEDIKAVAYDVPIPGYKTKTTTNLRLWSTKAPSGDLDLSAFNAGDHTKAYEALANAEKICFILYPGDETEEGKILRLKQQYTLCSASLQDIIARFERRSGDFIKWEDFPEKVAVQMNDTHPTLCIPELMRILIDLKGLSWKDAWNITQRTVAYTNHTVLPEALEKWSLELVQKLLPRHIEIIELIDEELVSTIVSEYGTEDLDLLEEKLKEMRILEHVDLPAPFADLLVKPIESSIVVPTEELENSEEVEPVGEKDESEEKDESEEKDESEEIDESEEKDPEEEEEQVLPEPLPEPPKLVRMANLCVVGGHAVNGVAEIHSEIVKDEVFNAFFKLWPEKFQNKTNGVTPRRWIRFCNPGLSKIISDWIGTEEWVLNTERLAELRKFADNEDLQTQWKATKRSNKLKVVSFLKEKTGYSVSPDALFDIQVKRIHEYKRQMLNILGIVYRYKKMKEMSASERKAKFVPRVCIFGGKAFATYVQAKRIVKFITDVGATVNHDPDIGDLLKVVFVPDYNVSVAELLIPASELSQHISTAGMEASGTSNMKFAMNGCIQIGTLDGANVEIREEVGEDNFFLFGAKAHEIAGLRKERAEGKFVPDPRFEEVKKFVRSGVFGPYNYDELMGSLEGNEGYGRADYFLVGKDFPSYIECQEKIDEAYQDQKRWTRMSILNTAGSYKFSSDRTIHEYAKDIWNIKPVELP, encoded by the exons ATGGCAGCTTATCAATTTTCTGTTTCTCAGAGTAAAACACTGTCGTTTTGGCATTACGATTCTCGCTCAAGCTTGATCGATTTCAGCTGCAGGACCAGCAAATCAAAGCTGTTATTCGTCAGGACCTTCAATCCATTGCCATTGAGAAGGCGGAAATCATTTTCAGTGAAGTGCGTTTCCAGTGAGCCAACTCAGAAACTTGATGATCCGATCGCCCAGGAAG CTCCAAACACAGTCAATTCATTCGCACTAGATGCATCATCCATTGCTTCAAGTATCAAGTACCATGCAGAGTTCACCCCGTACTTTTCTCCTGAGAAATTTGAGCCTCCAAAGGCTTTCTTTGCAACTGCACAAAGTGTCCGTGATGCCCTCATCATCAACTGGAATACCACATAtgattattatgaaaaattaaatgttaaacaggcatattatttatcaatggAGTTTCTACAG GGTAGAGCGCTGTTAAATGCAATTGGGAATTTAGAGCTCACAGGTGCTTATGCTGAGGCTTTAACCAAGCTTGGacacaaattagaaaatatagtCTCTCAG GAGCCAGATGCTGCACTCGGTAATGGTGGTCTTGGGCGGCTGGCATCGTGCTTTTTGGATTCTTTGGCAACTTTAAACTATCCAGCATGGGGTTATGGACTTAGATACAAGTATGGTTTATTTAAACAGCGGATAACAAAAGATGGTCAGGAAGAAGTTGCTGAGGATTGGCTGGAG TTGGGAAATCCCTGGGAAATTGTGAGAAATGATGTCTCATATCCTGTAAAATTTTACGGCAAGGTTGTTTCTGGAGCAGATGGTAAAAGGCATTGGATTGGAGGAGAAGATATAAAGGCAGTTGCCTACGATGTTCCAATACCAGGATACAAAACTAAAACAACAACCAACCTACGACTTTGGTCAACAAAAGCTCCATCAGGAGATTTGGATTTATCTGCTTTTAATGCTGGGGATCATACCAAAGCATATGAGGCCCTAGCTAATGCTGAAAAG ATTTGCTTTATACTGTACCCTGGGGATGAAACGGAGGAGGGCAAGATCCTACGATTGAAGCAGCAATATACCTTATGTTCAGCTTCTCTCCAAGATATTATTGCACGTTTTGAGAGAAGATCTGGAGATTTCATAAAATGGGAAGATTTCCCTGAGAAGGTTGCAGTACAGATGAATGATACTCACCCAACTCTCTGCATCCCTGAGCTGATGAgaattttgattgatttgaagGGTTTAAGTTGGAAAGACGCATGGAATATCACTCAAAG AACTGTTGCATATACGAATCATACTGTTCTTCCCGAGGCATTAGAGAAATGGAGTTTAGAACTCGTGCAAAAATTGCTCCCTCGACATATTGAGATTATTGAATTGATAGACGAGGAG CTTGTTAGCACAATAGTTTCAGAGTATGGTACAGAGGATCTTGACTTATTAGAGGAGAAACTGAAGGAGATGAGAATTTTAGAACATGTAGATTTGCCTGCTCCTTTCGCTGATTTACTGGTTAAGCCTATAGAAAGCTCCATTGTAGTTCCCACTGAGGAACTTGAAAATTCTGAAGAAGTTGAACCTGTTGGTGAGAAAGATGAATCTGAAGAGAAAGATGAATCTGAAGAGAAAGATGAATCTGAAGAGATTGATGAATCTGAAGAGAAAGATcctgaggaggaggaggaacaGGTGTTGCCAGAGCCATTACCAGAACCACCAAAGTTGGTTCGTATGGCTAATCTCTGTGTTGTGGGTGGTCATGCAGTAAACGGGGTTGCAGAGATACATAGTGAAATAGTAAAGGATGAAGTATTCAATGCATTTTTCAAG TTGTGGCCTGAGAaattccaaaacaaaacaaatggtGTGACACCCAGAAGATGGATCCGGTTTTGTAATCCAGGTTTGAGTAAAATAATTTCAGATTGGATTGGCACAGAAGAATGGGTCCTAAACACTGAAAGACTAGCAGAATTACGAAAG tttgcaGATAACGAGGATCTCCAAACTCAATGGAAAGCAACAAAAAGGAGCAACAAGCTGAAAGTTGTGTCCTTCCTTAAAGAAAAAACAGGCTATTCTGTCAGTCCTGATGCACTGTTTGACATCCAG GTGAAGCGAATTCATGAATACAAAAGGCAAATGTTGAACATCTTAGGAATTGTTTATCGCTacaaaaagatgaaagaaatgaGTGCTTCGGAAAGGAAAGCAAAATTTGTTCCACGAGTTTGTATATTTGGGGGAAAGGCATTTGCAACATACGTTCAAGCAAAGAGAATTGTGAAATTTATCACTGATGTTGGCGCTACAGTAAACCATGATCCGGATATAGGTGACTTACTGAAG GTTGTGTTCGTCCCAGATTATAATGTTAGTGTTGCTGAATTGCTGATTCCTGCAAGTGAACTCTCACAACATATCAG TACTGCTGGGATGGAAGCCAGTGGAACCAGTAACATGAAGTTTGCAATGAATGGCTGCATACAGATTGGTACTTTGGATGGGGCTAATGTTGAGATAAGAGAAGAGGTCGGAGAAGacaactttttcctttttggtgcAAAGGCCCATGAGATTGCTGGGCTGAGGAAAGAAAGAGCTGAGGGGAAG TTTGTTCCTGACCCACGGTTTGAAGAAGTCAAGAAATTTGTCAGAAGTGGTGTTTTTGGCCCTTACAATTATGATGAACTGATGGGATCCTTGGAAGGAAATGAAGGTTATGGACGTGCAGATTATTTCCTTGTGGGCAAGGACTTTCCCAGTTATATTGAATGCCAAGAGAAGATTGACGAGGCATATCAGGACCAAAAG AGATGGACGAGAATGTCAATCTTGAATACAGCCGGCTCATACAAGTTTAGCAGCGACAGAACCATTCACGAGTATGCTAAAGACATATGGAATATTAAACCTGTAGAGCTACCGTAG
- the LOC107415884 gene encoding BAG family molecular chaperone regulator 8, chloroplastic, producing the protein MASNHHHLHHHQSHPPSNYCCNSSCCLSCTSNHGCSNQWSQSHCNPPPPQPTDPLLQAVASHLLQSNTNHSYPRLYTKKHTQFHHLKHRLHGEASLSSQQQQQQTHSIISSLLSRIEALEASLFQFSSSFRSHSSSYPPHSLQDLAARVIQTHFRAFLVRRSRSLRQLKDLALIKSAFNSLKSSFSNETHFDFRAISRNAMDLLLELDSIQGDDPMIRDGKKSITRDLVRFLEFMDGVAVKRNGLSLKAMKKERFGRNGDKSRGFLGSECDDLDGDQRAIIGKLRDRVKRIHGFSKVSENNEEHVELEGFQHFSNDDEDEENPRVVISGKNGRIIDGVLVKRHGVQPRVKKSVSFAEDGNVLKVFSNTHDSISNGDGTSLDDSVSSDDQVGDFEEKNCSEVEEIKSPSQGIEDDEEAHMEKGEFSQASDGGIKPRTTRIPRRESKGYCQDNNSDFVFSPPLPVQMETKADLMRGRMQRNKIF; encoded by the exons ATGGCCTCCAACCACCACCATCTCCACCACCATCAAAGCCATCCTCCTTCCAACTACTGTTGTAACAGTAGCTGCTGTTTGAGTTGTACTTCAAACCATGGATGCAGCAATCAATGGTCTCAATCCCACTGTAATCCCCCACCACCACAACCCACAGACCCACTTCTCCAAGCTGTTGCTTCTCATCTCCTCCAATCTAATACAAACCACTCCTACCCAAGACTCTATACCAAAAAACACACCCAATTTCATCACCTAAAACATCGGCTTCATGGAGAAGCATCACTATCCtcgcaacaacaacaacaacaaacccATTCCATCATATCTTCTCTCCTTTCCCGCATCGAAGCTCTTGAAGCCTCTCTTTTCCAGTTCTCTTCTTCGTTTCGTTCTCATTCTTCTTCGTATCCACCACACTCCCTCCAAGACTTGGCAGCTCGTGTTATTCAAACCCACTTCCGTGCCTTTCTTGTTCGCAGATCACGCAGTCTTCGGCAGCTCAAAGACCTTGCTCTGATTAAGTCTGCTTTTAACTCTCTCAAATCCTCATTTTCTAACGAAACCCACTTTGATTTTCGTGCTATCTCTCGAAATGCCATGGATTTGCTTCTTGAGCTCGACTCTATTCAG GGTGATGATCCAATGATTCGGGATGGGAAAAAGTCTATTACTAGGGATTTGGTTCGGTTTTTGGAGTTCATGGACGGGGTTGCTGTAAAAAGGAATGGACTTTCCTTAAAAGCAATGAAGAAAGAGAGGTTTGGTAGAAATGGTGACAAATCTAGGGGTTTTTTGGGCAGTGAGTGTGACGATTTAGATGGAGACCAGAGGGCAATAATTGGGAAATTGAGGGACAGAGTCAAAAGAATTCACGGGTTTTCTAAAGTTTCTGAAAATAACGAGGAACATGTGGAGCTCGAAGGATTTCAACATTTCAgtaatgatgatgaagatgaagaaaaccCTAGAGTTGTTATAAGCGGAAAGAATGGACGAATTATAGATGGGGTTTTAGTGAAGAGGCATGGAGTTCAACCTAGGGTGAAAAAAAGTGTGAGCTTTGCGGAGGATGGGAATGTGTTGAAGGTTTTTAGCAACACCCATGattcaatttcaaatggtgatgGTACTAGCTTGGATGACAGCGTTTCCAGTGATGATCAAGTAGGAGACTTTGAGGAGAAAAATTGCAGTGAGGTTGAAGAAATTAAGAGTCCTTCTCAGGGGATTGAGGATGATGAGGAAGCACATATGGAGAAGGGAGAATTCTCACAGGCCAGTGATGGGGGAATAAAACCTAGAACCACAAGGATTCCAAGAAGAGAAAGTAAAGGCTACTGTCAGGATAACAACAGTGATTTTGTATTCTCTCCCCCATTACCAGTGCAGATGGAGACCAAAGCTGACTTAATGAGGGGGAGAATGCAAaggaataaaattttttaa
- the LOC107415908 gene encoding protein FAR1-RELATED SEQUENCE 5 codes for MEGENSGEAKDVGSSYMVSLEDEGGECCAVEDVGAAMVLDDDPKEYLGGGVVEPTLGMEFTSEEDARNFYNAYAKQTGFSIRVNSYYRSKKDNSIISREFCCSKEGFRRERRAKRVDSGDDAKRRRARPITREGCKALMTVRKRDNEKWYVAKLEKSHNHELVTPAMRHFLRSHKEECDPNKSSSNSFSSPLIGLNNSSLNALAEDGNSFGKVPFAVQTRVNYIGRGRLSTFGIDAQSLLGFFKAMQASDPAFYYAIQVDEEDRLSSVFWVETRSRIAYSCFSDVVAFDTTYQVNQYKMPFAPFTGVNHHKQSVLFGCALLADETESTFIWLFTSWLEAMSGRQPGLVITDYDSAIGRAVQQVFPNSSHRYCKWHIMSKMPKEMGVVYGALPKTFQVEFDRCVNKSETTDEFESAWQMLLDKYNLRGNDWLQSLYIDRKLWVPVHVRDTFFAGMNAAQRSGSMNSLFDGYVNARTTLQDFAEQYEKALNDRYEKESKEEFETFYTKPVLKTPLPVEKQAAEIYTRKMFSIFQDEVFESLVLAVKLSGEEGGTIKKYEVARFDEEHKVYFVDFNITEQIATCSCKMFEFEGILCRHVLAVFKATNVFILPQHYILKRWTRNAKDVAMLHILPSVEMQGNSQKGKNLQYSILYQEAIKCAEEGLASDHIFKVALNALREARINIMAAKKNAVNAPKLDTMASTSNRGDDATIASQGDSSSLIITTPDHQ; via the coding sequence ATGGAAGGAGAGAATTCTGGTGAAGCTAAAGATGTGGGTTCCTCCTATATGGTGTCATTGGAAGATGAAGGTGGTGAATGCTGTGCTGTGGAGGATGTTGGAGCTGCAATGGTGTTGGATGATGATCCCAAAGAATATTTAGGAGGTGGCGTTGTAGAACCCACATTGGGCATGGAGTTTACTTCTGAAGAAGACGCCAGGAATTTCTACAATGCCTATGCTAAGCAGACCGGTTTTAGTATCCGCGTGAACTCATATTATCGTTCAAAGAAAGATAATTCGATTATATCCAGGGAGTTTTGTTGTTCTAAAGAAGGTTTTCGTCGGGAGAGACGAGCAAAGAGGGTGGATTCCGGTGATGATGCAAAGAGGAGGCGTGCTAGGCCTATCACTAGGGAAGGCTGCAAGGCACTCATGACTGTGAGGAAACGAGACAATGAGAAATGGTATGTGGCAAAACTGGAGAAGAGCCATAATCATGAGCTGGTGACTCCAGCAATGCGGCATTTTCTTCGCTCACATAAGGAAGAATGTGATCCTAATAAAAGTTCAAGCAACTCTTTCAGTTCTCCTCTAATTGGTTTGAATAATTCTTCTCTAAATGCTTTGGCTGAAGATGGTAATAGTTTTGGCAAGGTTCCATTTGCTGTACAGACTCGTGTCAATTATATTGGAAGAGGACGGCTGAGCACTTTTGGGATAGATGCTCAAAGTCTACTTGGATTTTTTAAGGCTATGCAAGCTAGTGATCCTGCATTTTATTATGCCATACAGGTAGATGAAGAAGATAGACTAAGTAGTGTTTTCTGGGTTGAGACTAGATCAAGAATTGCGTATAGTTGTTTCTCTGATGTTGTAGCCTTTGATACTACTTATCAAGTGAATCAGTATAAAATGCCATTCGCACCTTTTACTGGAGTAAACCATCACAAGCAATCTGTGCTCTTTGGATGTGCTTTGCTTGCGGATGAAACTGAATCCACTTTCATTTGGCTCTTCACTTCTTGGCTCGAGGCCATGTCTGGACGGCAACCAGGTTTGGTTATTACCGACTATGATTCAGCCATTGGTAGAGCTGTACAACAAGTGTTTCCGAACTCAAGTCACAGATATTGTAAGTGGCATATTATGAGCAAAATGCCAAAAGAAATGGGTGTCGTATATGGTGCCCTCCCAAAGACTTTTCAAGTGGAATTTGATAGATGTGTTAATAAGAGTGAGACAACTGATGAATTCGAATCTGCTTGGCAGATGCTTCTGGATAAGTACAATCTCAGAGGAAATGATTGGCTTCAATCACTTTATATTGATCGCAAACTATGGGTGCCTGTACATGTAAGAGACACATTCTTTGCAGGCATGAATGCTGCCCAGCGAAGTGGAAGTATGAACTCTCTTTTTGATGGCTATGTGAATGCAAGGACTACTTTACAAGATTTTGCAGAGCAATATGAAAAGGCTTTAAATGATCGGTATGAGAAAGAATCAAAGGAAGAGTTTGAAACATTTTATACTAAACCAGTTTTAAAGACACCGCTACCGGTGGAAAAACAAGCAGCAGAAATCTACACCAGAAAAATGTTCTCCATATTTCAGGATGAAGTTTTTGAATCTCTTGTGCTTGCTGTGAAATTAAGTGGAGAGGAGGGAggaaccataaaaaaatatgaggTTGCTAGGTTTGATGAAGAACATAAAGTATATTTTGTAGATTTTAATATCACTGAACAGATAGCTACTTGTAGTTGCAAGATGTTTGAATTTGAAGGGATCCTATGTAGACATGTGCTTGCAGTATTCAAAGCGACAAATGTGTTTATACTCCCACAGCATTACATCTTAAAGAGATGGACAAGAAATGCCAAGGATGTGGCCATGTTGCATATACTTCCGAGTGTCGAAATGCAGGGTAATTCACAAAAAGGAAAGAACTTGCAGTACAGTATTTTGTATCAGGAAGCCATCAAATGTGCAGAGGAAGGGTTAGCATCTGACCATATTTTTAAGGTGGCTTTAAATGCCTTGAGAGAGGCTAGAATTAATATTATGGCTGCAAAGAAAAATGCCGTCAATGCTCCAAAGCTAGACACTATGGCCAGCACAAGTAATAGAGGTGACGATGCAACAATTGCCAGTCAGGGAGACAGTTCATCACTAATAATAACTACCCCTGACCACCAGTGA
- the LOC107415951 gene encoding uncharacterized protein LOC107415951 → MGSAHVLKPEFGPYSGNWVWVVESLPSIYLHYSLFTVSVTLSLFERIQMTVAAAPVPSRREALSLFRSLLRIAREFPDYNIRDYTKRRTIDAFRQNRSLSDPSSVSSAFSDGKSQLEVANRQALVYSLYAPKLKSVMELHHP, encoded by the coding sequence ATGGGCTCGGCCCACGTTTTAAAGCCCGAATTCGGCCCATATAGTGGGAACTGGGTATGGGTTGTTGAATCTCTGCCGTCTATCTATCTCCATTACTCACTCTTCACCGTCTCTGTGACTCTGAGTTTGTTTGAGAGAATTCAAATGACAGTTGCGGCTGCTCCTGTTCCTTCACGACGGGAGGCTCTATCTCTCTTCCGCTCGCTTCTTCGAATTGCTCGCGAATTCCCAGACTACAACATCAGAGACTACACGAAGCGCAGGACCATCGACGCTTTCCGTCAGAATCGCAGTCTTTCCGACCCATCTTCAGTTTCCTCTGCTTTCTCCGATGGTAAGTCTCAGCTCGAGGTCGCCAATCGACAGGCTTTAGTATACTCTCTCTACGCACCAAAGCTTAAAAGCGTGATGGAGCTCCATCACCCTTGA